The following nucleotide sequence is from Pseudarthrobacter psychrotolerans.
CGCGTTCAGGATCGTGGCCAGATCCACCAGTTCCTGCAGCAGGGCGCCTGCCACGGCAGGGACGTATCCGTAAGAGGCCGCCAGCATCAGGACGATGCTGAGCAGGATGCCAGTCCAAATGCTGGTGCGGGCGATGCGTATGGTGCGCTGGCCGATGGCCACAGCCGTGGCGGTCTTGGACAAGTCATCGAGCATGATCACGACGTCGGCCGACTCGCTGGCCGCGGTGGCTCCTTTGGCGCCCATGGCGACTCCAACGTCGGCGGCTGCCAGGACGGGTGCGTCGTTTACACCGTCGCCGACCATCATCACCGGCCTGGTTCGCAGGGCCGCGACGGCCGTGACCTTGCCCGCGGGAAGGCACTCGGCCAAGACGTGGCTGATTCCCGCTTCCGCCGCTATGTGCGCTGCGGTCGCGGAGGTGTCTCCGGTCAGGAGCATGGTCTGTTCGATGCCGAGCCGTCGCAGCAAAGCCAGCGTGTCCACGGCGTTTTCCCGCATCGGGTCGCTCATGATCAGTGTCCCGGCAAACTCTCCGTCGACACCGACGTAGATGCTGAGCTGACCGCCGGCCAGCTCAGTCCTACCGAAACCGGAGGTCACCTTTTGGACGAAGGCGGGCTTTCCCACCACGACCGTGTGCGTCCCGCACGTGGCCGTGACGCCGTCGGTGGCGTGTTCGCGTGCGTCGGTTGCAGGAAGGAGCTGCAGCCCGCGGGAGCGTGCGGCGTCGATCACGGAGGCTGCCAGCACGTGGGAGGAGTATTGTTCCGCTGACGCTGCCAGCTGCAGCAACCGGTCAGGGGTCACCCCCGGTGCCACGCCTTCGAGGCGGATGTCGTGCAGGGTTGGCCGGCCGTGGGTCAGCGTGCCGGTCTTGTCAAAGACCGCCGTCCTGACCCGGGCAAGCTGTTCGAGCGTGCCGGCGTTCTTGATGATGATCCCGGCGTGGGCGGCCCGGCTGGTGCCCGCCAGGAACGCGACCGGTGCCGCGATCAACAGCGGGCACGGTGTCGCGACGACCAACACCTGGGCAAACCGGTTGGGGTCCTGGCTGAGGAACCACGCCGTTCCGGCCAGCACGAAGGCCAGAAGAGTGAAGGGCACGGCGTACCTGTCCGCGAGCCTGACTGTGGGCGCGCGGCTTGCCGCGGCTTCCTTGACCAACGCCACAATCTGGCTGTACTGGGACTCCGCCGCGGTTGCCGTTGCCCGCAGGCGCACAGCGTTTTCGCCGTTGATGGAACCGCTGAGCAGCGTGGCGCCTTTCCGGTGTTCCACGGGAAGGCTTTCGCCGGTCAACGCTGATTCGTCGAAAACCCCTTCCTCTGTAAGCAGCTCTCCGTCGACGGGGACGATTTCCGAGGGTTTGACCAGAAGCACATCTCCTATACGGACCTCCCCGACGCTGACCTCTTCCACCGTGGTGCCCGAACGTTCGAGGTGCGCGGTCCGTGGCGAGCGGTCGAGAAGGGACCGCAATTCCCTTGACGCGCGGCCCTGAGCGAACGACTCCAGGGCTTCTCCGCCGGTCAGCATCAGCACGACGATGAGTGACGCGATGTACTCGCCGACGGCGACTGTCGAGGCGATCGCGGTCACCGCCAGCAGATCGATTCCCCACCGCCCCCGAAGCAGACCGCGGACCATCGACACGGTCCGGAGGGCCGCGACGGCTAGGGAATAGGCGCTCGCGGCCCCCTGGGCTGCCGCCGGCTGACCGGAGAACAGGAGGACCGCCACGCAGGCTCCGGCGAGGACCGTGGAGGCCACCAGCGGGAACCGCACGATCATGGACACCGCATCCACTCTCTTCACCAGGCGCAGGGCCTTCACGTCAGATCCACCCGGGGTTGACGGTGTCTGTGGCGCCGAATTCCCGTGCCCGGGCCAATCGCCCTTCATCCGGGTCGATGGCAATGACCGTAGCAGCGCCGTGGGCACCTGAGGGGCCGGGGCCGCCGGGAACGTCCCCGTTGAGGATATGCCGGTCGGTACCGCATATGGTGGTGCGTGCGAGCAGTTCCCGGCATTCGTCCGGGGCGAGCCGTTCGATGGGGTCCTGTGGTTCGTTCAAACTATTCGAGTCCTGCCCGCGTGGCGTCGTCCAACGGGCTCCACCATGTCAGGGGAGGGGTGACGGTAAAGCGGCGTCCGGTGACGGACGTGGGGACGATTCGGATGAAGTGGTCTTTCCGGCCGGCCTGCCAGGGAAAAAGAAGCAACCCCACTGTATCCAGGACTTCCTGGGTGAGCGCGACGGCGGTGGCTTGCCCTTTCACAACCACGCTCCAGGCGACCCCGGTATCCGGGTTGAGGCCGTCGGCTTCCAGGGCAACAGGCGTTTCGCCCAGTGCTGCGTGGAGTCTGGTCCCGTCGCCGGCCCGGAACACCAGCGTCCCATGGTCCACTTTGTAGTTGATGGGAAAGATATCAGGGTGGTCCTGAACCCAGAGCGCGAGCCGCCCCACCGACACGCTGCGCAGGAGTTCCCAGCATTGGTGGGACTCCAGAACTTCAGGGTCCGGTAGTGATGGTGTGCTCGTCACGGCGCCGAGACTACGCCCGGGACCGGCCATGGAACAGGGCCCAAAGACCCCGGCCATCCCTTCGCTGAGGTGCCGGCGTCGGGCGGAACGCGGAAATGAACAGTTCGAGTCCCTGCCGTGACAGGTTCGACGGCGTCCCGGTTGCCGACGTCCGGATCGGCCAGTTGCCCACCGGGCATGGTGTCCCGGGACTGCGGCCTCACAGAGGGCCGAAGGACCCGGGACGATGCCATGACTTTCGGCCCTGTTACGTACCGTCTTTGTTCGCCAGTCTTGGAGAAATATCAACGCGACAAAGGGAAGGTGCGACCATGGCCACAGGCGCCCGGCGGGGCACGATCATCGTTGGCGTCGATGGTTCCGCGGCGTCCGTTGAGGCCCTGCGTCAGGCCCAGCGCCTCGCTCTGCCACTGGGCGTCTCCGTCGAAGCCTGGGGGTGCTGGGACTTCCCGGCAGGGTTTGCTGCCTACGACGCGATGGGGGTCGACGGGCTCGCCCACACAGTGGCCGACGGCCTCCACAACGCCATGGCCGGAGCCTTCGGCTCCCAACAGCCACGAAACGTCCACACTAAACTCGTGCACGGTGCCCCCCGCCCCACACTGATTGAAGCCAGTAAACACGCTTTTTTGCTCGTTGTGGGACGGCGCGGACACGGCGGATTCCGCGAGCTGCTGCTGGGCTCGGTCACCACGGCGTGTGTCGCACACGCCTACTGCCCCGTCCTCGTCGTCCCGGCCCCCGGGCCCACCATGAACCCGCAGCCCCGCCCCGCACACGCCTCGGCGGCCGTCCCGAAATCACGAATCCCCGAAGGAGCATGATCCCGATGAAGAAATGGACACGCTGGCAGGACTGGACCGTCATCGCCGCCGGCGCATACGCGGCACTGTCGGTACTGTGGACCGCCCAGGCAGGGTCCTCCACCGCCCTCATGGTGACCCTGGGCGCCTTGCTGATCGTGGGCGGAGCGACCAACCTGGCCTTGCCCGGTTTGCCGGCCGCCGAATGGGCCCAAGCCGTGCTCGCGGTCGCACTCATCCTGGCGCCGTGGGTCGGCGGTTTCGCCTCGAGCATGGGTGCTGCGTGGAGCGCATGGATCCCCGGCGCTGCCGCCTTGGCCGTCACGGCCTTGGCCATCAAACCCAGCACCGAGGAATACCGGCACCACCACATCGTGCCGGCCCCCTAACCAGCCAGCCACTTCCGGGTGTCCGGCCGTTGGCAGGCACCCGGACTCCCACCCATTTCCCCGGAAGGTCGGACTTCCCGGGACTCCGGAAATGAAAAGCAAACACCTGGCGCGGCTGCGGCTGTTCGGTGCAACCGACAGCTGAGGGCAGCTGTCCTCCCTCCTGGGTTGCTGCAGTGGCAAATTGGTGGCCGGTGTCCAGACCTTCTCCATGGGGCGGGGTGTTCAGCTGGCATCTTGAGCCTCGTTCAACTGCGGCGGTGTGTTCCGCGGCGCTGGAATTCACAGAAGGTCAGGAGGCCGCAGGCTCGGTGGAGAGCCGGTGCTTGCATGGGATGTTTAGGGCAGACTGGTGGAGTGAGCGGAATCCGGTGGGTGCTGCACGTCGATCTCGACCAATTCATCGCGGCGGTCGAAGTGCTCCGGCGGCCGGAGCTTGCGGGCAAGCCGATCATTATCGGCGGCCGGGGGGACCCCACGGAACGAGCTGTGGTGTCGACCGCATCCTACGAGGCCAGGGCGTTCGGCGTGGGTTCCGGAATGCCCTTACGCATTGCGGCCCGGAAAGTGCCCGGCGCTGTGATCCTGCCCGTCGATCACGAGGCTTACCTCACGGCGTCTGAAACGGTGATGGCTACCCTGCACGCGCAGCCCGGCGCCACCGTACAGGTGCTGGGTTGGGATGAAGCCTTTGTAGGCATTGAGACAGAGAATCCGGAAGCCTACGCCCGGCAGGTGCAGGCCGCTGTCCTGGAGCGAACGCAGCTGCATTGCAGCGTGGGCATCGGCGACACCTTGGTCCGGGCCAAGGTCGCCACCGGTTTCGGCAAGCCGGCCGGCGTCTTCCGTCTCACTGTCGGGAACTGGCTCGACGTCATGGGCAGTCGGCCCACGAAGGACCTGTGGGGCGTCGGAACCAAAGTGTCGGGCCGGTTGGCCAAACTCGGCATCAACACAGTCGCCGAGCTCGCCGCGTCCGACCCCCAAGACCTTGTCCCGGAGTTCGGCCCCAGGATGGGTCCTTGGTACGCGGAGCTCGGACGCGGGGACGGCGCCAGCGTTGTGGATGACACCCCGTGGGTTGCCCGCGGGCATAGCCGGGAGACCACCTTCCAGCGGGACATTACCGAGCCCGCCCAGGTGGACGACGCCGTGCGGGAGCTGACAGCGCGTGTCCTTGAGGATGTTGTGGCCGAAGGACGGCCCGTGGTTGGGCTGACCCTGAAGGTCCGGTACGCGCCGTTCCTCACCAAGACTCATGCGAGGAAGATTCCCGAGACATTCGACCGGAACCAAATCCTCGCGCAGGCCTTGGACCTCGCAGCCGGAATCGAAGCGGGCCGTCCGATCCGGCTCCTGGGCCTGCGGGCCGAAATGGCAATGCCCGACGATGCCCGAAAGGGACATACGCCGACACGCGGCGGTTGGTAACGGCGCTTCCCTGACGGAACACACAGAATCCCGCACCGCTGTTAGAGGCGCGGGATGCCGCAAGAGTTCGGGCATGGCCCGGTTGCTTTGTCGGCGCCCACAGGATTCCGCGTGGTTGACCGGAATCTTAGACGCGCTCAATGAGCATGGACGTCCCCTGGCCGACGCCCACACACATGGTGGCCAGGCCGCGTCGGGCTTTTTCGCGTTCCATGCGGCCCAGCAGTGTTACGACCAGACGCGAGCCGCTGGAACCCAGCGGGTGGCCCAGGGCGATCGCGCCGCCGTCGTTGTTAACAATGCCGGCATCAAGTTTGAGCTCCCGCAAGACCGCGAGCGATTGGGAAGCGAAGGCCTCGTTGAGTTCGACGGCATCCAGGTCCTCGATACCCCAGCGGGCCCGTTGAAGCACCTTGTTGGTTGAGGGGACCGGGCCGATGCCCATGAGCTCGGGGCTCACCCCGGCGGAGGCTCCGTCGACGATGCGGGCGCGAGGGCTCAGGCCAAACTTCTTCACGGCCGCCGCGGAGGCCACGATGATTGCCGAGGATCCGTCATTCAGGGTGCTGGAGTTTCCCGCGATGACGACGCCACCGGGTTTGATGATGGATTTCAGCCTGGCCAGCACGTCCAGGGTGGTGCCTTCACGGGGCCCTTCGTCCGTGTCCACGATGGTGTTGCCCTTGCGGCCATGGATCGTGACGGGGACGATCTCGTCCGTGAACCTGCCGCCCGCTACTGCTGCGAGGGCGCGTTCGTGGGACTGGACGGCGAAGGCATCTGCATCTTCGCGGGTAATCCCGTAGGCCTCAGCGACTTCCTCGGCGGTCTGAGGCATCGAGTAGGTCATCTTGCCTTGGCAGGACAGATCGCCGGTTGAAAATCGTTCATTGGCGAAGCGCCAACCGATTGACGTATCGAAGACCGCACCCGGTTTGGCGAAGGCCGTCAACGGCTTTTCCTGCACCCAGGGGGCACGGCTCATGGACTCGACGCCGCCGGCCACGATGATGTCCGCCGCCCCGGCCTTGACCATTTGTGAAGCCATGATGATGGCGCTGAGTCCCGAAGCGCACAGGCGGTTGACCGTCATGCCCGGCACATGATCGCCGTAGCCGGCAAGCAGCCAGGCCATACGGGCCACATTGCGGTTTTCCTCACCTGCGCCATTGGCGTTGCCGAAGATCACTTCGTCCACTGTGTCCGGATCTACGCCGGCGCGTTCTACGGCGGCCTTGATGGCCAGCGCCACCATGTCGTCGGGGCGCATCGTGGACAGCGCACCGCCGTAGCGGCCAACCGGGGTGCGGGCTCCGCCGATGAGGAATGCCTCAGTCATTCAGGTGTCCTTAAGTTCAGTGTGTTGCATGGGTTCGTGCTGCTGGGGCCTGGCGGGTTTGCCGGGCGGATTTACGGGAGCTTGGTTCCGGATTGGTCATATTCATACCAGCCGTGCCCGGTTTTCTTGCCGTAACGTCCCTGCTCGTACAGTGCCTTCAGGGCTGGGTGCGGTAGGTCCTCGGGGCGCCCTGTTTCCTCGTAGGTGGCCATGCGGATGAGGTAGCTGACGTCCAGGCCGACCAGGTCCATGAGTTCAAATGGCCCCATGGGGTGGCCCAGTGCGGTCTTGGCGGCGGTGTCGATGTCCTCGTGGCTGGCAATGCCTGCGGTGACCAGATGAAGCGCCTCGTCCCGGATGGCGCCCATGAGCCGGTTGGCGACGAATCCCGGGATTTCGTGGTTGATCAGGACCGGGGACTTGCCCAAGGCGCGGGCCAGTTCCATGGTGGAATCCACTGTTTCCTGGGAGGTTTGATCATGGCGGACCACTTCGACGCACTTCATGACCAGGGCCGGGTTGAAGAAGTGCATGTTGCAGACCTTGTCCGGCCGGCCGGTCGCCGAGGCAACCTTGGAGGAACCGTAGGTGGAGGAATTTGTGGCCAGGACGGTGTTGGCTGGTGCTGCCTTGTCGAGAGCTGTGAAGATGGCTCGCTTGACGTCCAATTTCTCGGTGGCGGCCTCAATGACGAAGTCGGCATCGGCGGCGCCTTCCTCCAGCGAGGTGGTGAAGTTCAGCCGCGCCAATGCCGTGTCGGCCTCGGCGCGGTCCAGCCGTCCTTTGGCCACGAAGTGATCCATACGCGTGGCAAGCTGATCGCGGGCGGCGGCCAGCGAAGGTTCGGAAATGTCCTGGATGGTGGTGCGGTAACCCGCCAGCGCGCCGAGCATACCGATCTGCGAGCCCATGGCACCGGATCCAACGATCAGGATGTTGTTCTGCATAGTTTTCTTCCCCTATCGGCCGGTGAATTCGGCCGGGCGTTTGTCGATGAAGGCCTGGGCGCCTTCGCGTTTGTCCTGGGTGGAGTAGAGCAGGGATTGCGCGAGCCGTTCGAGCAGGAGCCCGGTACGCTGGTCCGTTTCGGATCCGCCCTTGATGACGAGCTTGCCCAGCCGGACGGCCAACGGACCCTTCGCGAGGATTTTCTCAGCGGTGGCCCGGACGGCGTCCAGCAGTTCCGCGTCGGGCACGACGTCGGTGACGAGCCCGATGCGCAGGGCCTCGGCGGCACCGAAGATCCGGCCGGTGAGGATGAGTTCGACGGCGCGGCCCTTTCCTACCAGCCTGGTGAGCCGCTGGGTTCCCCCGGCGCCCGGGAGGATGCCTAAGTTGGTTTCCGGGAGTCCGAAGCGGGCGCTGTCTGCCGCGATGCGGATATCGCAGGACATGGCCAGCTCGTTGCCGCCGCCGAGTGCGAAGCCGTTGATGGCTGCGATGGTGGGTTTCTCGTAGTCCTCGATGTAGTCATACAGTCGCTGCATGTCCGCGCTCAGGCCATCGAGGAAGGTGTAGTCCACCAGCTGCGTGATGTCCGCCCCGGCGATGAACGCCTTGTTTCCGGCGCCGGTAAAGACGACGGCGCCGACGTCGTCCTGGACCGCAAAGTCTTCCAGGGCGTGCCGGATTTCCCGCAGCACTGTTTTGCTGAGCGCGTTGCGGACCTCCGGCCGGTTGATGGTGATGGTGCCGAGTCCCTTGCAGGCGTCGGCGAGGATGGTTTCATAACCCATGGGTGTCGCCTAACGGAACGCCGGCTGGCCGGTGATGTGGTTGCCGAGAATCAGTGTGTGGACTTCGTCGGTGCCCTCGTAGGTGCGCACGGATTCGAGGTTGTTGGCGTGGCGCAGCGGTGAGTAGTCAAGGGTGATGCCGTTCCCGCCCAGGATGGTGCGTGCCTCGCGGCAGATTTCAATGGCCTCGCGGCAGTTGTTGAGTTTGCCCACCGAGATCTGCACGGGTTCCAGGGTTCCTGCGTCCTTGAGCCGCCCGGTGTGGATGGCCAGCATGGTGCCCTTCTGGATTTCCAGCAGCATGTTGACGAGCTTGAGCTGGGTCAGCTGGTAGGCGGCCAGCGGCTTGTCGAATTGCATGCGCTCCAAGGAGTACTTCAGTGCCTCCTCATAAGAATCACGGGCCGCTCCCATGGCGCCCCAGATGATCCCGTAGCGGGCCTCGTTCAGGCAGGAGAACGGTCCGCGCAGGCCCTTGGCGCCGGGCAGCGCCGCCTCCTCGGGCAGCAGGACGTCCTCGAAGATGATGTCGCACTGGATGGAGGCCCGCATGGAGAGTTTGGGCTCTATCGGTGTGGCGGTGAAACCAGGGGCGTTGGTGGGGACAAGGAAGCCGCGCACGCCTTCATCGGTTGCGGCCCAGATCACGGCGACCTGGGCGATGGAGGCCAGGCCGATCCAGCGTTTGGCGCCGTTGAGGACCCAACCGCCGCCCTGGCGCACCGCGGTGGTCTTCATGGACGAGGGGTCCGAGCCCGCGGTTGGTTCGGTCAGCCCGAAGCAGCCAATGATCTCGCCCCTGGCCATGCCCGGCAGGTAGGCGTTCTTCTGGTCCTCGGAGCCCCACTTGTGGATGGCGGTCATGGCCAGCGAACCCTGCACCGACACGAAAGTGCGCAACCCCGAGTCCCCGGCCTCGAGTTCCATGGCGGCGATGCCGTATTCCACAGCGGTGCGGCCCGGGCAGCCATAACCCTTCAAGTGCATGCCGAGCAGGCCCAGGGCGCCCATTTCACGAACGATTTCGACCGGGAAGTGGGCGGCTTCGTACCAGTCCCTGATGTTCGGCTTGATGCGATCGTTCACGAATTCGCGGACGGTGTCGCGCAGGGCCAGCTCATCGCTGCTGAGCAAGCCGTCGAGGTTCAGCACATCGGATTTGGCCACGATGGCCGATTCGTTCTCTTTGACGAGGGTGTTCATTGTCGATCTCTTTTCCAAGGTCTTTGTTTCTAGTGGCCGGAGGAGGCTGGCTGAGGTTGGTAGGTCGGCAGCACGGTGTCGTTGTCGGCGCCCAGCTCGGGGGGAGCGATGCGCACCTGGGGGCGCTGGCCCGCGAAGTTGACCGGGAAGGCCACCTGCTTCAGTGCGCCAATAGTGGGATGCTCAACGGTCTGCAGCATGTCCAGGGCCGCGGTGTGCGGGTGGGCGTAGACCTCGTCAAGGCCGCGGATCGGTGAGGCCGGGATACCGCGGGAGGAGAACAGCTCGCACCACTGTGCAACGGTCTTGGCCTTCAAGGCCTTCCCCAGCTCAATGTTGAGGCGCTCGCGGTTGGCCAGCCGGCCGTTGTTGGTGGCCAGATCCGCATCGGCGCCCAAGTCCGGGCGGTCGATGGCGGCGCAAAGCTTCTGCCAGAGGGAGTCGTTGCCGATGGCAATGACGAAGTATCCGTCCCGCGCCTGGTATGCCTGATAGGGGACCAGGTTGGGGTGTCCGGAGCCCAGCGGACCGGGCCTGACGCCGTCGGCGAAGTAGTTGGTCGCCCAGTTCACGTGCAGGGCCAGCTGGCTTTCGTACAGCGAGGTCGTCACATACTGGCCTTTCCCGGTGCGCGAGCGCTCCAGCAGTGCGGCGAGCAGCCCGATGATGCCAAAGAGCGAGGCGCCCAGGTCCCCCATGGCGAAGCCTGCCTTCAGCGGCGGCCCGCCGGGTTCCCCGGTGAGGGACATAAGCCCTCCGGCGGCCTGGGCGATCATGTCGTAGCCCGGCTCGTCGCGCAGCGGCCCGTGGTCGCCGAAGGCGGAAATGTGCAGGATGACAAGGTGCGGGTAGCGCTCGGAGAGCGCCTTGTAGTCGAAGATCCGCTGCAGGCCGGAGCCGGGGCGGAAGTTTTCCACCAGCACATCGGCATCGGCGAGCATCCGGTGTACCGTCTCCTGGCCCTCGGGGCTTTTCAGGTCGATGGTGACTGACTTCTTGCCGCGGTTGATGGCCAGGTAGTAGGTGGCGTCGGTGCCTTTGACCGGCGGTCCCCAGGATCGGGTGGGGTCCCCGCCCTCGGGGTGCTCGATCTTGGTGACTTCGGCGCCCATATCGGCCAGGGACATGGTGGCGTAGGGCCCGGCCAGGATCTTGGACAGGTCAACGACCTTGATGCCGGCCAGGGGGCCAGTTCCGTGTGGAGTGTTCATGTTCGGTTCCATGGTGTTCAGCCTTCTTCCAATGCTTACTTGAAGACCTTGAGGGCGGCCGCGCGGGGCACGAAGGCCCCGTCGACGATTTCATCCAGCCAGGCCAGCGCCTCGGGGGTGGTGTCGGTCCGGGACTGCACGATCAGGGAGATGTAGGAGTTGGCGACGAGCAATTTGCGGTAGCCGGTGGCGGAGGTGGATTCGTGAAAGGCCTGCTCGAGCAGCAGGGTGGCCATGATGAGCCGGGCAAGCGCGTGGGTGTAGTGGCCGATCATGGCCTGGGCGTCCTGGTTCCCGCCTTCCAGAATGGATTCCCCGCGCGTCAGCAGCTCGTGCCAGGCATCGGTGAGTATCTGTGCGCCGGGGGCGGCGTCGGAAACCTGAAGCGCGGCAAGCTTTTCATTCATCGAGGCGGCGATGACACGGTGCGCGCCGTAGTGCTTCATGCAGCGCAGCACGTCCAGGGCGATGACGTTGCTCGAACCCTCCCAGATGGAGCCCAGGTGCGAGTCGCGCAGCAGGCGGGAGTTGGGCCAGTCCTCGATGTAGCCGTTGCCGCCGCGGATTTCCATGGCCTCGCCGGTGACCCAGCGTGCCTTCTTGCAGATGTAGTGCTTGGCGATGGGGGTCAGGACACGGATGAGCGACTTGGAGGTTTCATCCCCGGCGTCGGCCTTTTGCAGCGTGTCGCCGGAGTGGAAGATCAGGCCCAATGATGCCTCGGCCTCCAGTGCCAGCGGCAGGATGGTGTTGCGCATCAGCGGCTGTTCCATCAGCGGCTTGCCGAAGACCACGCGCTGGCGGGCGTGGGTTACTGATTCTGAGACCGCCCGGCGCATCAGGGCAGCCGAACGCAT
It contains:
- a CDS encoding CoA transferase — translated: MNTPHGTGPLAGIKVVDLSKILAGPYATMSLADMGAEVTKIEHPEGGDPTRSWGPPVKGTDATYYLAINRGKKSVTIDLKSPEGQETVHRMLADADVLVENFRPGSGLQRIFDYKALSERYPHLVILHISAFGDHGPLRDEPGYDMIAQAAGGLMSLTGEPGGPPLKAGFAMGDLGASLFGIIGLLAALLERSRTGKGQYVTTSLYESQLALHVNWATNYFADGVRPGPLGSGHPNLVPYQAYQARDGYFVIAIGNDSLWQKLCAAIDRPDLGADADLATNNGRLANRERLNIELGKALKAKTVAQWCELFSSRGIPASPIRGLDEVYAHPHTAALDMLQTVEHPTIGALKQVAFPVNFAGQRPQVRIAPPELGADNDTVLPTYQPQPASSGH
- a CDS encoding pyridoxamine 5'-phosphate oxidase family protein gives rise to the protein MAGPGRSLGAVTSTPSLPDPEVLESHQCWELLRSVSVGRLALWVQDHPDIFPINYKVDHGTLVFRAGDGTRLHAALGETPVALEADGLNPDTGVAWSVVVKGQATAVALTQEVLDTVGLLLFPWQAGRKDHFIRIVPTSVTGRRFTVTPPLTWWSPLDDATRAGLE
- a CDS encoding acyl-CoA dehydrogenase family protein → MNTLVKENESAIVAKSDVLNLDGLLSSDELALRDTVREFVNDRIKPNIRDWYEAAHFPVEIVREMGALGLLGMHLKGYGCPGRTAVEYGIAAMELEAGDSGLRTFVSVQGSLAMTAIHKWGSEDQKNAYLPGMARGEIIGCFGLTEPTAGSDPSSMKTTAVRQGGGWVLNGAKRWIGLASIAQVAVIWAATDEGVRGFLVPTNAPGFTATPIEPKLSMRASIQCDIIFEDVLLPEEAALPGAKGLRGPFSCLNEARYGIIWGAMGAARDSYEEALKYSLERMQFDKPLAAYQLTQLKLVNMLLEIQKGTMLAIHTGRLKDAGTLEPVQISVGKLNNCREAIEICREARTILGGNGITLDYSPLRHANNLESVRTYEGTDEVHTLILGNHITGQPAFR
- a CDS encoding acetyl-CoA C-acyltransferase — protein: MTEAFLIGGARTPVGRYGGALSTMRPDDMVALAIKAAVERAGVDPDTVDEVIFGNANGAGEENRNVARMAWLLAGYGDHVPGMTVNRLCASGLSAIIMASQMVKAGAADIIVAGGVESMSRAPWVQEKPLTAFAKPGAVFDTSIGWRFANERFSTGDLSCQGKMTYSMPQTAEEVAEAYGITREDADAFAVQSHERALAAVAGGRFTDEIVPVTIHGRKGNTIVDTDEGPREGTTLDVLARLKSIIKPGGVVIAGNSSTLNDGSSAIIVASAAAVKKFGLSPRARIVDGASAGVSPELMGIGPVPSTNKVLQRARWGIEDLDAVELNEAFASQSLAVLRELKLDAGIVNNDGGAIALGHPLGSSGSRLVVTLLGRMEREKARRGLATMCVGVGQGTSMLIERV
- a CDS encoding universal stress protein; amino-acid sequence: MATGARRGTIIVGVDGSAASVEALRQAQRLALPLGVSVEAWGCWDFPAGFAAYDAMGVDGLAHTVADGLHNAMAGAFGSQQPRNVHTKLVHGAPRPTLIEASKHAFLLVVGRRGHGGFRELLLGSVTTACVAHAYCPVLVVPAPGPTMNPQPRPAHASAAVPKSRIPEGA
- a CDS encoding DNA polymerase IV; amino-acid sequence: MLHVDLDQFIAAVEVLRRPELAGKPIIIGGRGDPTERAVVSTASYEARAFGVGSGMPLRIAARKVPGAVILPVDHEAYLTASETVMATLHAQPGATVQVLGWDEAFVGIETENPEAYARQVQAAVLERTQLHCSVGIGDTLVRAKVATGFGKPAGVFRLTVGNWLDVMGSRPTKDLWGVGTKVSGRLAKLGINTVAELAASDPQDLVPEFGPRMGPWYAELGRGDGASVVDDTPWVARGHSRETTFQRDITEPAQVDDAVRELTARVLEDVVAEGRPVVGLTLKVRYAPFLTKTHARKIPETFDRNQILAQALDLAAGIEAGRPIRLLGLRAEMAMPDDARKGHTPTRGGW
- a CDS encoding SPW repeat protein encodes the protein MKKWTRWQDWTVIAAGAYAALSVLWTAQAGSSTALMVTLGALLIVGGATNLALPGLPAAEWAQAVLAVALILAPWVGGFASSMGAAWSAWIPGAAALAVTALAIKPSTEEYRHHHIVPAP
- a CDS encoding 3-hydroxyacyl-CoA dehydrogenase family protein; translated protein: MQNNILIVGSGAMGSQIGMLGALAGYRTTIQDISEPSLAAARDQLATRMDHFVAKGRLDRAEADTALARLNFTTSLEEGAADADFVIEAATEKLDVKRAIFTALDKAAPANTVLATNSSTYGSSKVASATGRPDKVCNMHFFNPALVMKCVEVVRHDQTSQETVDSTMELARALGKSPVLINHEIPGFVANRLMGAIRDEALHLVTAGIASHEDIDTAAKTALGHPMGPFELMDLVGLDVSYLIRMATYEETGRPEDLPHPALKALYEQGRYGKKTGHGWYEYDQSGTKLP
- a CDS encoding enoyl-CoA hydratase-related protein — translated: MGYETILADACKGLGTITINRPEVRNALSKTVLREIRHALEDFAVQDDVGAVVFTGAGNKAFIAGADITQLVDYTFLDGLSADMQRLYDYIEDYEKPTIAAINGFALGGGNELAMSCDIRIAADSARFGLPETNLGILPGAGGTQRLTRLVGKGRAVELILTGRIFGAAEALRIGLVTDVVPDAELLDAVRATAEKILAKGPLAVRLGKLVIKGGSETDQRTGLLLERLAQSLLYSTQDKREGAQAFIDKRPAEFTGR
- a CDS encoding heavy metal translocating P-type ATPase, which translates into the protein MIVRFPLVASTVLAGACVAVLLFSGQPAAAQGAASAYSLAVAALRTVSMVRGLLRGRWGIDLLAVTAIASTVAVGEYIASLIVVLMLTGGEALESFAQGRASRELRSLLDRSPRTAHLERSGTTVEEVSVGEVRIGDVLLVKPSEIVPVDGELLTEEGVFDESALTGESLPVEHRKGATLLSGSINGENAVRLRATATAAESQYSQIVALVKEAAASRAPTVRLADRYAVPFTLLAFVLAGTAWFLSQDPNRFAQVLVVATPCPLLIAAPVAFLAGTSRAAHAGIIIKNAGTLEQLARVRTAVFDKTGTLTHGRPTLHDIRLEGVAPGVTPDRLLQLAASAEQYSSHVLAASVIDAARSRGLQLLPATDAREHATDGVTATCGTHTVVVGKPAFVQKVTSGFGRTELAGGQLSIYVGVDGEFAGTLIMSDPMRENAVDTLALLRRLGIEQTMLLTGDTSATAAHIAAEAGISHVLAECLPAGKVTAVAALRTRPVMMVGDGVNDAPVLAAADVGVAMGAKGATAASESADVVIMLDDLSKTATAVAIGQRTIRIARTSIWTGILLSIVLMLAASYGYVPAVAGALLQELVDLATILNALRALGDGRPGRQVRTGRTLPSPAYGEGTGKQVPQNRSS